In Bradyrhizobium sp. G127, one genomic interval encodes:
- a CDS encoding MSMEG_0569 family flavin-dependent oxidoreductase produces the protein MSLSPKQHYPVIVIGGGQAGLAMSYHLSRNNIDHVVIEKNTIAHAWKTQRWDAFCLVTPNWQCQLPGFSYPGNDPKGFMLRDDIVAYVENYAKKIAAPVREGVAVTRLKREDDGRFLLTTTSGELSADQIVLAVGGYHIPNIPRMAERIDSSITQIHSSSYRNPDQLPAGDILVVGSGQSGCQIAEDLHLAGHQVHLAVGSAPRCPRVYRGRDAVEWLDDLGQYDLPVDKHSLKEKVRKNANHYLTGRDGGRDIDLRKFALEGMRLYGRLNNIEKGVLKFGNDLATNLDNADRVYNGICGLIDDHIAKAGIEAPAGVHYDPVWQPSATPTALDLANSNIKSIIWTTGFQSDWSWVELPMFDGAGYPTHKRGITSADGAYVLGLPWLYTWGSGRFIGVGRDAEYLATAIVQRNEKRETVDRPTPVTYVESAA, from the coding sequence ATGTCGCTTTCCCCCAAACAGCATTACCCAGTCATCGTGATCGGTGGGGGGCAGGCCGGCCTTGCAATGAGCTATCATCTCAGCCGCAACAATATCGACCATGTCGTCATCGAGAAGAACACCATCGCGCACGCGTGGAAGACTCAACGCTGGGATGCGTTTTGTCTCGTGACCCCCAACTGGCAGTGCCAATTGCCAGGATTTTCCTATCCGGGCAACGATCCAAAGGGCTTCATGCTGCGCGATGACATCGTCGCGTATGTCGAAAACTACGCAAAGAAAATCGCAGCCCCCGTCCGCGAAGGCGTCGCCGTCACACGGCTGAAACGGGAGGACGATGGCCGCTTCCTGCTGACAACGACATCGGGGGAGCTGAGCGCGGATCAGATCGTGCTTGCCGTCGGCGGCTATCACATTCCGAACATTCCGCGCATGGCGGAACGGATCGATTCATCCATCACTCAAATTCACTCATCCTCGTACCGCAATCCCGACCAGCTTCCAGCCGGCGACATCCTGGTGGTCGGCAGCGGCCAGTCCGGTTGCCAGATCGCGGAGGACCTGCATCTTGCCGGCCATCAGGTTCACCTTGCGGTAGGCAGCGCGCCGCGCTGTCCACGTGTCTACCGTGGCCGCGATGCGGTGGAATGGCTCGATGACCTTGGCCAGTACGATCTGCCGGTCGATAAGCATTCGCTGAAAGAGAAGGTTCGCAAGAACGCCAATCATTATCTCACCGGGCGCGATGGCGGGCGTGACATCGACCTACGCAAATTCGCCCTAGAAGGAATGAGGCTTTACGGCCGCCTGAACAACATTGAGAAAGGCGTTCTTAAATTCGGCAATGATCTCGCCACAAACCTCGATAACGCCGACCGCGTCTACAACGGTATCTGCGGCCTGATCGATGATCATATCGCTAAAGCAGGTATCGAAGCGCCGGCAGGCGTTCACTACGATCCTGTGTGGCAGCCCTCGGCCACGCCCACCGCCCTCGACCTCGCCAACTCCAATATAAAGAGCATCATCTGGACCACCGGATTCCAGTCGGACTGGTCATGGGTCGAGCTTCCGATGTTCGACGGCGCAGGCTATCCGACGCACAAGCGCGGCATCACCTCGGCCGATGGCGCGTATGTCCTGGGCCTGCCGTGGCTTTATACGTGGGGATCCGGCCGGTTTATCGGCGTCGGCCGCGATGCAGAGTATCTCGCGACGGCCATCGTCC
- a CDS encoding MSMEG_0570 family nitrogen starvation response protein: protein MPEMRFQIRWPDGADETCYSPSLVIKDYFVPGETYPLPDFVARSRTALMIASERVREKYGTPCSLALGQLARIEISAQRFGTKSGERVTVIAFVE from the coding sequence ATGCCTGAGATGCGCTTCCAGATCCGCTGGCCGGACGGCGCGGACGAGACCTGCTATTCGCCATCACTCGTCATCAAGGACTACTTTGTCCCAGGCGAAACCTATCCGCTTCCCGACTTTGTCGCGCGCAGCCGCACGGCGCTCATGATCGCGAGCGAACGTGTGCGTGAGAAATACGGCACACCCTGCTCACTCGCGCTTGGTCAGCTTGCGCGCATCGAGATTTCCGCACAGCGGTTCGGCACCAAATCGGGCGAACGCGTCACCGTCATCGCTTTTGTAGAATAA
- a CDS encoding MSMEG_0565 family glycosyltransferase: MTSPVSNLRIAILTHSTNARGGVIHALELADALTQLGHTAVVHAPDPSGKGFFRKTETPAISVPASPTGSNVTSMVETRVTDYVSYFESPAHRRFDVFHAQDGISGNALTTLKQRGLIHGFARTVHHMDSFDDPRLQALQHRSIAAADQLFVVSQMWADRVAAEFSKAATVVGNGVDISRFSSKPSARDAALCDRLGVRGSPVMLCIGGVEERKNSLRIFEAFRQLRSIRPSAQLVIAGGASVLDHRTYHRQFQAALDNSGLPSGAVIHAGVLADVDMPSLYRLADTLVFASVREGFGLVVLEAMASGLPVIASHIPPFTEYLTDDEVVWCDPHSIGSIANAMATVLAEPLRSLLSAKGYRVARRHDWPRTARAHLPVYVRMQEMHHA, encoded by the coding sequence ATGACCAGTCCTGTGTCCAATCTTCGCATCGCGATTCTTACCCATTCCACGAACGCGCGAGGCGGCGTAATTCACGCGCTCGAACTCGCCGATGCGTTGACTCAGCTTGGGCATACAGCCGTCGTTCATGCGCCAGACCCAAGCGGCAAGGGTTTCTTCCGCAAGACTGAAACACCGGCTATTTCGGTTCCGGCATCTCCGACGGGTAGCAACGTCACATCGATGGTCGAGACGCGCGTCACCGACTATGTGAGCTACTTCGAAAGTCCGGCTCATCGCCGTTTCGATGTCTTTCACGCCCAGGATGGGATCTCCGGGAATGCGCTGACAACGTTGAAGCAGCGCGGGCTCATTCATGGCTTCGCCCGCACGGTGCATCACATGGACAGCTTCGACGACCCTCGCCTGCAAGCGTTGCAGCATCGTTCGATTGCCGCCGCGGATCAGCTATTCGTCGTGAGCCAGATGTGGGCGGATCGCGTTGCCGCCGAATTTTCCAAAGCCGCCACCGTGGTCGGCAACGGCGTCGATATATCACGGTTTTCGTCAAAGCCGTCAGCGCGCGACGCCGCGCTATGTGATCGTCTCGGAGTTCGCGGCAGCCCTGTCATGTTGTGCATTGGCGGCGTCGAAGAACGCAAGAACTCACTCCGGATATTCGAGGCTTTCAGGCAATTGCGCTCTATCCGGCCTTCGGCACAGCTCGTGATTGCCGGCGGCGCATCGGTGCTCGACCACAGGACATATCACCGCCAGTTCCAGGCTGCGCTGGACAATTCAGGTCTGCCCTCTGGCGCAGTGATCCACGCCGGCGTGCTGGCGGACGTGGATATGCCTTCGCTCTATCGGCTGGCGGATACGCTGGTGTTCGCCTCGGTCCGCGAAGGCTTCGGCCTTGTCGTGCTGGAAGCAATGGCCAGCGGCCTGCCGGTGATCGCGTCGCATATCCCGCCGTTTACTGAATATCTCACAGACGATGAGGTCGTCTGGTGCGATCCACACAGCATTGGATCGATCGCCAACGCGATGGCGACGGTACTCGCCGAGCCGCTCCGCTCGCTGTTATCAGCCAAGGGATACAGAGTTGCGCGCCGTCATGACTGGCCGCGGACAGCACGCGCTCATCTACCCGTCTACGTCCGGATGCAGGAGATGCACCATGCCTGA
- a CDS encoding sll0787 family AIR synthase-like protein, with translation MIGQVAMSVLADRLRRSSGLAAKSDIATVASALGLSGESAIAVGDDCAAIPDGDGYTLFAIEGFMNEFVAGDPWFAGWCGIMVNVSDIAAMGGRPVAVVNAIWSDGEDKASPVLDGLSSASRAFGVPVVGGHTNIRSERGQFAVAILGRAKKLLTSFDALPGDRLIAAIDLRGRYREPFSNWEAATDAPAERLRGDLELLPAIAEAGLAKAAKDISQGGIVGTAAMLAECSCVSLSIDLASIPKPDGVDLERWLLTFPSFGYLLSVRADKVEDMLARFRLRGIAAATIGDVTAGTMVSISDGSQSETIWDFAHSPLIGCGTGLSAERRACA, from the coding sequence ATGATCGGCCAGGTCGCCATGTCCGTTCTTGCCGACCGCCTGCGCCGCAGCAGCGGCCTTGCGGCCAAGAGCGATATTGCAACCGTGGCCTCGGCGCTCGGCCTGTCTGGCGAAAGCGCAATCGCGGTGGGTGACGACTGCGCGGCCATTCCCGACGGCGACGGTTACACGCTGTTCGCCATCGAAGGCTTCATGAACGAATTCGTCGCCGGCGATCCGTGGTTCGCCGGCTGGTGTGGCATCATGGTCAATGTCTCCGACATCGCCGCGATGGGCGGGCGGCCCGTCGCCGTCGTCAACGCGATCTGGTCCGACGGCGAGGACAAGGCATCGCCGGTGCTGGATGGCCTCAGCAGCGCATCGCGCGCGTTCGGCGTGCCCGTGGTCGGCGGCCATACCAACATCCGCAGCGAGCGCGGACAGTTCGCGGTCGCCATTCTCGGCCGCGCCAAAAAACTCCTGACCAGTTTCGATGCCCTGCCCGGTGATCGGCTGATTGCAGCCATCGACCTGCGCGGGCGCTATCGCGAGCCGTTTTCCAACTGGGAAGCTGCAACGGATGCGCCTGCCGAGCGGCTGCGTGGCGACCTTGAACTCCTGCCCGCGATTGCTGAGGCGGGCCTCGCCAAAGCCGCCAAGGATATCAGCCAGGGCGGCATCGTCGGCACTGCCGCCATGCTGGCGGAGTGTTCCTGCGTGAGCCTCTCGATCGATCTCGCATCGATCCCGAAGCCCGATGGCGTCGATCTGGAGCGCTGGCTGCTCACATTTCCGAGCTTCGGCTATCTGCTGTCGGTGCGCGCTGACAAGGTCGAGGACATGCTGGCACGCTTTCGATTGCGCGGTATTGCGGCCGCCACAATCGGCGATGTGACAGCGGGGACGATGGTCTCCATTTCCGATGGCTCGCAGAGCGAGACGATCTGGGACTTCGCGCACAGCCCGTTGATCGGGTGCGGCACCGGCCTATCAGCCGAACGGCGGGCATGTGCATGA
- a CDS encoding MSMEG_0567/Sll0786 family nitrogen starvation N-acetyltransferase, with amino-acid sequence MIFEPFKPFLASAYQIKFATEDWEKRGAAALRRQVFCTEQKIFEDGDRDDIDDYAIPIVAISLFGVAAFEVVGTVRIHPDRSNGSDIWWGSRLAVARPYRKLGAVGAGLIRLAVSSAHGYGCREFFGNVQSQNAELFHHMHWRTVSENETFGRPHHLMTPDLAYYPPFPTPEAGFLSLPKLAA; translated from the coding sequence ATGATCTTCGAACCGTTCAAACCGTTTCTCGCCAGCGCCTATCAGATCAAGTTCGCGACGGAGGATTGGGAAAAGCGCGGCGCGGCCGCGCTTCGCCGGCAGGTATTCTGCACGGAGCAGAAAATTTTCGAGGACGGCGACCGCGACGACATCGACGACTATGCAATCCCGATTGTCGCAATCTCTCTGTTCGGTGTCGCAGCCTTCGAGGTCGTCGGCACGGTGCGTATTCATCCGGATCGCAGCAACGGCAGCGACATCTGGTGGGGATCGCGGCTTGCAGTCGCGCGTCCCTATCGCAAACTCGGCGCGGTGGGCGCGGGCCTGATCCGTCTCGCCGTCTCCTCGGCGCATGGCTACGGCTGCCGCGAATTCTTCGGCAACGTGCAAAGCCAGAACGCCGAACTGTTCCATCATATGCACTGGCGCACCGTCAGCGAGAACGAGACCTTCGGGCGGCCTCATCACTTGATGACGCCGGACCTCGCCTATTATCCGCCCTTCCCCACGCCGGAAGCGGGCTTCCTGTCACTGCCGAAGCTGGCCGCGTGA
- a CDS encoding MSMEG_0568 family radical SAM protein produces MSHDQLAAMPTEQLINELQSFGVRLVDPKASHVSRRGGAGPSDHTPFTIDGATVMVPIHNAPAFESPYLVEKPDERGNSRISRDGIVLGNVSFPLRPRFYDLSTADGIPYSKIATLHGRDVLATTVLQTCIRYQSRTKTCQFCAIGQSLAAGRTVERKTPSQLAEVAKAAVELDGVSHMVMTTGTPPGNDRGAAILAESALAVKAAVDLPIQAQCEPPDDDAWFQRMKDAGVDSLGMHLEAVTPTVRQRIMPGKAQVSVERYLSAFKAAVPVFGRGQVSTYILAGLGDSSAEILDICQRLVDIGVYPFVVPFVPISGTPLESHPTPLPAFMHGILQPLAQMLNDGGLKSIDVKAGCAKCGACSALSTYERRANA; encoded by the coding sequence ATGTCGCACGACCAGCTGGCAGCGATGCCGACAGAGCAGTTGATCAACGAGTTGCAATCCTTCGGAGTTCGTCTCGTTGATCCGAAGGCGAGCCATGTAAGCCGCCGCGGCGGAGCGGGACCGTCCGACCATACACCGTTCACCATCGACGGCGCGACGGTGATGGTGCCGATCCACAATGCACCCGCGTTCGAAAGCCCCTATCTGGTCGAGAAGCCGGACGAACGTGGCAACAGCCGCATCAGCCGCGATGGCATTGTGCTCGGCAACGTGTCGTTTCCGCTGCGTCCACGCTTTTACGATCTCTCGACCGCGGACGGCATTCCCTACTCCAAGATCGCCACGCTGCACGGCCGCGATGTGCTCGCAACAACCGTTCTGCAGACCTGCATCCGCTACCAGAGCCGCACCAAGACCTGCCAGTTCTGCGCCATCGGTCAATCGCTTGCGGCCGGCCGCACGGTCGAGCGCAAAACGCCTTCTCAACTCGCGGAAGTCGCGAAGGCCGCTGTCGAACTCGACGGCGTCAGTCATATGGTGATGACCACCGGCACCCCGCCGGGTAACGATCGCGGCGCGGCGATCCTCGCCGAGAGTGCGCTCGCGGTGAAGGCCGCCGTGGATCTGCCGATTCAGGCGCAATGCGAGCCGCCCGACGACGACGCATGGTTTCAGCGCATGAAGGATGCCGGCGTGGATTCGCTCGGCATGCACCTTGAGGCGGTCACGCCTACGGTGCGACAGCGAATCATGCCCGGCAAGGCGCAGGTGTCGGTTGAACGTTATTTGTCAGCATTCAAGGCTGCGGTGCCGGTGTTCGGCCGCGGTCAGGTCTCGACCTATATTCTTGCGGGCCTCGGCGACAGCAGCGCGGAAATTCTCGATATCTGCCAGCGGCTGGTCGATATCGGCGTCTATCCCTTCGTGGTGCCGTTCGTGCCCATCTCCGGCACGCCGCTGGAGAGCCATCCGACACCGCTGCCCGCCTTCATGCACGGAATTTTGCAGCCACTGGCACAGATGCTCAACGATGGTGGATTGAAGTCTATTGATGTGAAAGCCGGCTGCGCCAAATGCGGCGCATGCTCCGCGCTTTCCACCTATGAGCGGAGGGCGAACGCATGA
- a CDS encoding Nit6803 family nitrilase, with protein MPEKRIVRVAAVQIAPDLDTPTGTLDRVLAAISEAAGKGAQLAVFPETFIPWYPYFSFVRPPVLSGAEHIHLYDNAVVVPGPITDAIAHAARRHNIVIALGVNERDHGSLYNTQVIFDADGTILLKRRKLTPTFHERMIWGQGDGAGLKVVDTQVGRVGALACWEHYNPLARYALMAQHEEIHIAQFPGSLVGPIFADQIEVTIRHHALESGCFVVNATGWLTEEQIAKISPDESLRKGLRGGCMTAIISPEGSHVVPPLTNGEGILIADLDMALIVKRKRMMDSVGHYARPELLSLLIDDRPTAPMHNSTQTHFTSASGESTDETSDVARPAGSDADRAVDQRVAILRSSSR; from the coding sequence ATGCCGGAGAAACGAATTGTCAGGGTTGCAGCAGTTCAGATCGCGCCCGACCTTGACACACCGACGGGAACGCTCGATCGCGTGCTTGCAGCGATCTCGGAAGCCGCGGGCAAAGGCGCGCAGCTTGCCGTGTTCCCCGAGACATTCATCCCCTGGTATCCCTATTTCTCGTTCGTCCGCCCGCCGGTGCTGAGCGGCGCCGAACACATCCATCTTTATGACAATGCGGTCGTCGTGCCCGGCCCCATCACAGACGCGATCGCTCATGCCGCCAGGCGCCACAACATCGTCATCGCCCTCGGCGTCAACGAACGCGACCACGGCTCGCTCTACAATACGCAAGTGATTTTCGACGCCGATGGTACGATCCTGCTGAAGCGCCGCAAGCTGACGCCAACATTCCACGAGCGGATGATCTGGGGTCAGGGCGATGGCGCCGGACTCAAAGTGGTTGACACCCAAGTCGGGCGCGTTGGCGCGCTGGCGTGCTGGGAACACTACAATCCCCTCGCGCGCTACGCGCTGATGGCGCAGCACGAAGAAATCCACATCGCACAGTTTCCCGGCTCATTGGTCGGCCCGATCTTCGCCGACCAGATCGAAGTGACCATCCGGCATCACGCACTGGAAAGCGGCTGCTTCGTCGTCAATGCCACCGGCTGGCTAACCGAAGAGCAAATAGCAAAGATTTCGCCGGACGAAAGCCTGCGCAAAGGCCTGCGCGGCGGCTGCATGACGGCGATCATCTCGCCCGAAGGAAGCCACGTCGTTCCGCCGCTGACCAACGGCGAAGGCATCCTGATCGCCGACCTCGACATGGCGCTGATCGTGAAGCGCAAGCGCATGATGGATTCCGTTGGGCACTACGCCCGCCCCGAACTGCTGTCGCTGCTGATCGATGACCGCCCGACCGCACCGATGCACAACAGCACACAGACTCATTTCACGTCCGCCTCCGGAGAATCAACCGATGAAACCTCTGATGTCGCACGACCAGCTGGCAGCGATGCCGACAGAGCAGTTGATCAACGAGTTGCAATCCTTCGGAGTTCGTCTCGTTGA
- a CDS encoding MSMEG_0572/Sll0783 family nitrogen starvation response protein — MPAVTMPARQKGDFLVDYEEKVFEDVKAKPGEKALVTFHTVAFEGSIGLVNILQALRLQRKGFETSILLYGPGVTLGVQRGFPKIGDEAFPGAQNFNNQLVKFMEEGGKVYACRFALQALYGHGEPSLIPGIRPINPLDVLDLTLLHRNDNAFMLHTWTL; from the coding sequence ATGCCCGCAGTGACAATGCCAGCCCGACAGAAGGGTGACTTTCTGGTCGATTACGAAGAGAAGGTTTTCGAAGACGTCAAAGCCAAGCCCGGCGAGAAGGCGCTCGTCACGTTCCACACCGTCGCCTTCGAAGGCTCGATCGGTCTGGTCAATATCCTCCAGGCGCTCCGCTTGCAGCGCAAAGGATTCGAAACCTCGATCCTGCTCTATGGCCCAGGCGTCACGCTCGGCGTGCAGCGCGGATTTCCGAAGATCGGCGACGAAGCGTTTCCTGGCGCGCAGAACTTCAACAACCAGCTCGTCAAGTTCATGGAAGAAGGCGGCAAGGTCTATGCCTGTCGCTTCGCGCTGCAGGCGCTCTATGGCCACGGCGAACCGTCGCTGATCCCCGGCATCAGGCCGATCAATCCGCTCGACGTGCTGGATCTGACGCTGCTCCACCGCAACGATAACGCCTTCATGCTCCACACCTGGACTCTCTGA